A DNA window from Pogona vitticeps strain Pit_001003342236 chromosome 2, PviZW2.1, whole genome shotgun sequence contains the following coding sequences:
- the LOC144587197 gene encoding uncharacterized protein LOC144587197, giving the protein MEDKRELKIQLGRNGCHMKELTQGRNKINTCHLSRHQITHTKEKLYPCIECGKSFSYSSVLSKHQRTHTGEKPYTCMECGKSFSHSSVLSSHQRTHTGEKPYTCMECGKSFTQSSHLSSHQRTHTGEKPYKCMECGKSFSQGSALSSHLRTHTGEKPYTCMECGKSFSQNSHLSRHQGTHIGEKQYKCMECGKRFSLSSHLNSHQRTHTVEKPYKCMECGKSFSHSSVLSSHQRTHTGEKPYTCMECGKSFSQSSHLSSHQRTHTGEKSYTCMECGKSFNHSSHLSRHQRTHTGEKPYTCMECGKSFSRSSHLSSHQRTHAGEKPYTFMECGKRFSLSSHLNSHQRTHTGEKPYKCMECGKSFSHGSALSSHLRTHTGEKPYTCMECRKSFTQSSHLSSHQRTHTGEKPYTCMECGKSFSHGNALSSHLRTHTGEKPYTCMECGKSFSQSSHLSRHQGTHIGEKQYKCMECGKRFSLSSHLNSHQRTHTVEKPYKCMECGKSFSHSSVLSLHQRTHTGEKPYTCMECGKSFSQSSHLSSHQRTHTGEKPYKCIECGKSFSQSSHLSSHQRTHTGEKPYKCMECGKSFSHSSVLSSHQRTHTGEKPYTFMECGKSFNQKGNLNSHQRTHTREKPYKCMECGKRFSLSSHLNSHQRTHTGEKPYKCMECGKSFSHSTALSSHQRTHTGERPYKCMECGNSFSQSSSLSFHQRTHTGEKSYKCIECGKSFSQSSHLSSHQRTHTGEKPYKCMECGKIFSHTRSLRSHLNIHTGEKA; this is encoded by the coding sequence ATGGAGGACAAAAGAGAATTGAAAATCCAACTGGGCAGGAATGgttgtcacatgaaagaactcacgcaggggagaaacaaaataaatacatgtcaCCTCAGTAGGCATCAAATAACTCATACCAAGgagaaactgtatccatgtatagaatgtggaaagagcttcagttacagCAGTGTCCTGAgtaaacatcaaagaactcacactggggagaaaccatatacatgcatggaatgtgggaagagcttcagtcacagcagtgtcctgagttcacatcaaagaactcacactggggagaaaccatatacatgcatggaatgtgggaagagcttcactcagagcagtcacctgagttcacatcaaagaactcacactggggagaaaccatataaatgcatggaatgtgggaagagcttcagtcagggcagtgccctgagttcacatctaagaactcacactggggagaaaccatatacatgcatggaatgtgggaagagcttcagtcagaacagtcacctgagtagacatcaaggaactcacattggggagaaacaatataaatgcatggaatgtggaaagagattcagTCTGAGCAGTCACCtgaattcccatcaaagaactcacactgtggagaaaccatataaatgcatggaatgtgggaagagcttcagtcacagcagtgtcctgagttcacatcaaagaactcacactggggagaaaccatatacatgcatggaatgtgggaagagcttcagtcagagcagtcacctgagttcacatcaaagaactcacactggggagaaatcgtatacatgcatggaatgtgggaagagcttcaatcatagcagtcacctgagtagacatcaaagaactcacactggggagaaaccatatacatgcatggaatgtgggaagagcttcagtcggagcagtcacctgagttcacatcaaagaactcacgctggggagaaaccatatacattcatggaatgtggaaagagattcagTCTCAGCAGTCACCtgaattcccatcaaagaactcacactggggagaaaccatataaatgcatggaatgtgggaagagcttcagtcacggcagtgccctgagttcacatctaagaactcacactggggagaaaccatatacatgcatggaatgtaggAAGAGCTTCActcagagcagtcacctgagttcacatcaaagaactcacactggggagaaaccatatacatgcatggaatgtgggaagagcttcagtcacggcaatgccctgagttcacatctaagaactcacactggggagaaaccatatacatgcatggaatgtgggaagagcttcagtcagagcagtcacctgagtagacatcaaggaactcacattggggagaaacaatataaatgcatggaatgtggaaagagattcagTCTGAGCAGTCACCtgaattcccatcaaagaactcacactgtggagaaaccatataaatgcatggaatgtgggaagagcttcagtcacagcagtgtcctgagtttacatcaaagaactcacactggggagaaaccatatacatgcatggaatgtgggaagagcttcagtcagagcagtcacctgagttcacatcaaagaacccacactggggagaaaccatataaatgcatagaatgtgggaagagcttcagtcagagcagtcacctgagttcacatcaaagaacccacactggggagaaaccatataaatgcatggaatgtggaaagagcttcagtcacagcagtgtcctgagttcacatcaaagaactcacactggggagaaaccatatacattcatggaatgtgggaagagcttcaatcaGAAGGGTAACCtgaattcccatcaaagaactcatactagggagaaaccatataaatgcatggaatgtggaaagagattcagTCTGAGCAGTCACCtgaattcccatcaaagaactcacactggggagaaaccatataaatgcatggaatgtgggaagagcttcagtcacagcactgccctgagttcacatcaaagaactcacactggggagagaccatataaatgcatggaatgtgggaatagcttcagtcagagcagttccctgagtttccatcaaagaactcacactggggaaaaatcatataaatgcatagaatgtgggaagagcttcagtcagagcagtcacctgagttcacatcaaagaacccacactggggagaaaccatataaatgcatggaatgtggaaagatcttTAGTCATACCAGGAGCCTTAGGTCCCATCTAAatattcacactggggagaaagcatAG